In Callospermophilus lateralis isolate mCalLat2 chromosome 18, mCalLat2.hap1, whole genome shotgun sequence, one DNA window encodes the following:
- the Zim2 gene encoding LOW QUALITY PROTEIN: zinc finger imprinted 2 (The sequence of the model RefSeq protein was modified relative to this genomic sequence to represent the inferred CDS: substituted 1 base at 1 genomic stop codon) — MCSVIICSRDRRFEKGVQFVLVDKDRSSVGVECDVTGRRLLAAGTFLDVNHLGVLLVFXELVTFSDVVVDFSPEELGSLSAAQRDLYREVMLENYQNLLSLGCQFSKPDIISLLEEEARAVEEDRRTVTCPTSSPDDPSESYLGNQENQTSSPVTTGDMKTSAQEGSHGSDALERCPNLTTPSGALPGEGPLERTTLETCIRPQPVEPIRCKFCERIFSTQMGLRRHEQIHTGKKPFGCKQCGEAFFLMPHLTRHQKTHSAPRPSRYRQVGKSFIPCADLGGAVRGRSQEDYYECFQCGKAFVQDMHLFQHLKAHEAAEALPPGLPRNKTHLIRYQRKHDYVGERSCQCCDCGKAFSRSSHLIQHYRIHAQERPYQCQLCGKCFSLPSYLTQHYQLHFQETLVECRYC, encoded by the exons ATGTGTTCAGTTATTATCTGCAGTAGAGACCGTAGGTTTGAAAAGGGTGTACAGTTTGTACTGGTGGACAAAGACAGAAGCAGTGTGGGTGTGGAGTGTGATGTCACGGGTAGGAG GCTCCTTGCTGCCGGGACGTTCCTGGACGTTAATCACTTAGGAGTGCTCCTGGTATTTTAGGAATTGGTCACCTTCAGTGACGTGGTCGTGGACTTCAGCCCGGAGGAGTTAGGCTCCCTTAGTGCTGCCCAGAGGGACCTCTACCGGGAGGTCATGCTGGAGAATTACCAGAACCTGCTCTCCCTCG GGTGCCAGTTCTCTAAACCTGACATCATCTCACTCCTGGAAGAAGAGGCACGGGCAGTGGAGGAGGACAGGAGGACAGTGACGTGTCCAA CGTCTTCTCCTGATGATCCATCAGAGTCATACCTTGGCAACCAGGAGAATCAGACTTCAAGTCCCGTGACCACGGGTGACATGAAGACCTCTGCTCAGGAAGGAAGCCACGGCAGTGATGCACTTGAGAGATGTCCTAATCTTACCACACCATCAGGGGCTCTTCCAGGAGAGGGTCCCCTGGAACGCACTACTCTTGAAACATGTATCAGACCCCAGCCAGTGGAACCTATCAGATGTAAATTTTGTGAAAGGATCTTTAGTACCCAGATGGGCCTTAGGAGACATGAGCAAATCCATACTGGAAAGAAACCCTTTGGGTGTAAACAATGTGGCGAAGCCTTCTTTCTCATGccccacctcaccagacaccagaAGACTCATTCGGCCCCGAGGCCCTCTAGGTACCGTCAAGTCGGCAAGTCTTTCATCCCGTGTGCAGATCTCGGGGGCGCTGTAAGAGGTCGCAGTCAGGAGGACTACTATGAGTGCTTTCAGTGTGGCAAAGCGTTTGTTCAGGACATGCATCTTTTTCAACATCTCAAAGCCCATGAAGCAGCAGAGGCCCTTCCCCCTGGGCTGCCCCGCAACAAGACACACTTAATTCGTTATCAGCGGAAACACGACTATGTTGGAGAGAGATCCTGCCAGTGTTGTGACTGTGGCAAAGCCTTCAGTAGGAGCTCACATCTCATTCAGCACTATCGGATTCATGCTCAGGAGCGGCCGTACCAGTGCCAACTCTGTGGGAAGTGTTTTagcctgccctcctacctcactcAGCATTATCAACTCCATTTCCAGGAGACACTGGTTGAATGCCGTTACTGTTGA